In Candidatus Defluviilinea proxima, a single genomic region encodes these proteins:
- a CDS encoding glycosyltransferase, with protein MHIANFTNTYLPVISGVVRSIRSFRDELTRQGHNVFIFAQEHADYVDKDPFIFRYPSLSLPTEVDVSAVIPISSFIDHLLPAVKLDVIHTHHPFLLGQTAATKAQELNLPLVFTFHTQYREYTHYIPFPMEAVQNFIKNAMDRWLQDFMRRCQHIIIPSESMREILVNDYGLKNNFTVIPTGIDLEAYRTASGEKIRKKRNWENDTVMISVGRLAPEKNWPLLLQATALVLKDFPQFRLVLIGDGQDRNTLEGLAKELGIRRRVTFTGALSFSEIPSYMKAANLFGFASITETQGLATLEAMAAGLPVVAVDASGTRDILKHGQQGYLVENNAEALAAGIIKLLSNPDRMQKFAEAAYKKALSFNIEYLTNKLLGVYEQAIRDKKKNRFVIVKPPAPAVAPPPQIQ; from the coding sequence ATGCACATCGCCAATTTCACGAACACCTATCTTCCGGTGATCAGCGGGGTCGTCCGCTCCATACGTTCGTTTCGAGATGAACTTACCCGCCAGGGTCACAATGTATTCATCTTTGCGCAGGAACACGCGGACTATGTGGACAAAGACCCGTTCATCTTTCGCTATCCAAGCCTGAGCCTGCCGACAGAAGTTGATGTTTCAGCTGTGATCCCCATCTCCTCTTTTATAGACCACCTCCTACCCGCTGTCAAACTGGATGTGATCCACACGCATCATCCCTTCCTGCTTGGGCAAACCGCTGCAACAAAAGCGCAGGAACTTAACCTGCCCCTGGTATTTACCTTCCATACTCAGTATCGTGAGTACACACACTACATCCCCTTTCCAATGGAAGCAGTCCAGAATTTTATAAAGAACGCCATGGATCGTTGGTTGCAGGATTTCATGCGACGTTGTCAACATATCATTATCCCTTCGGAGAGTATGCGCGAAATACTGGTCAATGATTATGGTTTAAAAAACAACTTTACTGTTATTCCTACAGGTATTGATCTTGAAGCCTATCGCACAGCCAGCGGGGAAAAGATCCGCAAGAAACGGAATTGGGAAAACGATACAGTGATGATTTCTGTCGGCAGACTCGCGCCGGAAAAGAACTGGCCGCTTTTATTGCAGGCTACTGCCCTGGTTCTAAAGGATTTCCCCCAGTTCCGCCTTGTCTTGATCGGCGATGGGCAGGATAGAAACACCCTTGAAGGTCTGGCAAAGGAACTTGGAATTCGCAGACGGGTGACATTTACCGGCGCGCTTTCATTTTCCGAAATCCCCTCCTACATGAAAGCCGCCAACTTATTTGGCTTTGCGTCCATCACAGAAACCCAGGGACTTGCAACACTTGAAGCCATGGCGGCTGGTCTGCCTGTTGTAGCAGTGGATGCGAGCGGCACACGCGATATCCTCAAACACGGGCAACAGGGCTATCTTGTTGAGAATAATGCTGAGGCATTGGCCGCCGGGATCATAAAACTTCTCTCAAATCCAGATAGAATGCAGAAGTTCGCGGAGGCGGCGTATAAAAAAGCGCTGTCCTTCAACATCGAGTATTTGACAAATAAACTGCTCGGTGTATATGAACAAGCCATCCGCGATAAAAAGAAGAATCGTTTTGTCATCGTCAAACCACCCGCCCCTGCTGTAGCTCCCCCACCCCAGATTCAGTAG
- a CDS encoding 4Fe-4S binding protein: protein MCEFCTQHGEGKKWYLTMENYSIELLNQDNRRKYAAEFLNGFHKRVPPSIQQLDKIRKTPLMKLAKPILTMNQKADHYGQVVPMEDVEKIFGMVQGAVRLPCVCRRVTTGNMNARYCYGLTLDKELYNTLDDSFSLETLTRDEALDSIRKLDKEGLVHSVWTFKTPFIGGLCNCDQDCMAYRITHARKDYPVLFRAEWVAEVSVDACNGCRLCMRQCQYGAIRYSSNNKKVTIDPTACYGCGACRASCNKDAITLSPRESVRGAAGVW, encoded by the coding sequence ATGTGTGAATTCTGCACCCAACACGGAGAGGGGAAGAAGTGGTATCTGACGATGGAGAACTATTCCATCGAATTGCTGAATCAGGATAACCGTCGGAAATACGCGGCGGAGTTCCTGAACGGATTCCACAAACGAGTCCCGCCCAGCATCCAGCAATTGGACAAGATCCGCAAGACGCCGTTGATGAAGCTGGCGAAGCCCATCCTGACGATGAACCAAAAAGCGGACCACTACGGACAGGTGGTGCCGATGGAAGATGTGGAAAAGATCTTCGGCATGGTGCAGGGAGCGGTGCGCCTGCCGTGCGTGTGCCGGCGCGTGACCACGGGCAATATGAACGCGCGCTATTGCTACGGCCTGACGTTGGATAAGGAACTGTACAACACGCTCGATGACTCGTTCAGCCTTGAAACGTTGACGAGGGATGAAGCGCTCGACTCAATTCGCAAATTGGACAAGGAAGGACTCGTCCATTCGGTGTGGACGTTCAAGACGCCGTTCATCGGCGGCCTGTGCAACTGCGACCAGGATTGCATGGCCTATCGCATCACGCATGCTCGCAAAGATTACCCCGTGCTGTTCCGCGCGGAATGGGTGGCCGAAGTTTCAGTGGATGCATGCAACGGATGCCGACTGTGTATGCGTCAATGCCAGTATGGGGCGATACGATATTCCTCGAACAACAAGAAAGTGACCATCGACCCGACCGCCTGTTACGGATGCGGCGCCTGCCGCGCCAGTTGCAACAAGGATGCGATCACGCTTTCACCGCGCGAGAGTGTGAGAGGGGCGGCAGGGGTGTGGTAA
- a CDS encoding tetratricopeptide repeat protein produces the protein MANAEKVVDYVSSVLSNLIPKPADAVLKPLIKPVGDNLKAWLADKETQKALLKAAEGAESDFREQAKEKFGNDDLTQVVASFPIHNGDLFQAILQSLPLHFNETFLASHISDDLSKYWSGEFSADQIKEAAALYIDCLRVRLLHVNGFADIVTRLAILRTDRRTEDILEIVKEILSLLSELMQKRSKETIFRSLHQLPQPPADFTGREELIEQLTSDFTSHKGATISGLTGMGGIGKTVLGLEVAHKIADNFPDAQIFLDLKGTTTPLSALDIVRHVILSFEPTADLRGLDETNMQGAYQSVLHGKKALLFFDNARSADQIASLRSSETCAMFVTSRWTFSVPGLENRRVDLMGEGEAEDFLFELCPRIGDKAAELAKACSYLPLALRIAGSFLSVNSDWLIEKYLAELNDRKKRLQVLKQSHDDAELTAEPDLLATFELSYNQLSEENQKHWRALGIFPTTFTQKDAKTICSLDETGAIKSLSLFRRYSILDYDEFSRRYKMHDLFVDFAFGKMNEKEFYNVHIMHAFYAVAILREANRLYSLGGNGIFEGLQLFDNEFQQIQSAHRWIVENMSGNRLVTELVMHFTNDGGPCISLRLLPRQRIEWSEVSALAARHLGNRDAEAAEFVALTVAYVDSGDFYKAIEIGEQALNITRKLANPQSIGHALGNLGIAHIELNHVEKAIAYHEESLAIFRKINDLRGQGNALGNLGKAYSHIQEYQKGLDCYKQALVIASQLGDRRMERGASSGIGWASLAMGDPHTAQIHAEDALSIGRVLQDYSGEAEALGILGRVNVALGNPDEGVACFRQQFDAYQKSENGMGQVKALGNIAKTYSEMGISENAIVSWEKQYTIATQINYREGEAEALGNIAREYSIRGNHHMVIKYYEQALVIIREINDVDYECKILGYLGFAYRSVGNPEQAIEKYEQQLVILRKMQDFSEEGYALGDLGSAYYEAGNKEKGIHIMKQALEILEKRELPEASRAREILREWGG, from the coding sequence ATGGCAAATGCGGAAAAGGTTGTTGATTATGTTTCAAGTGTACTTTCAAACTTAATTCCGAAACCAGCGGATGCAGTTCTCAAACCGCTTATCAAACCTGTAGGGGACAATCTCAAGGCGTGGCTTGCCGACAAAGAGACACAGAAAGCCTTGCTTAAGGCCGCTGAAGGCGCGGAAAGTGATTTTCGTGAACAGGCAAAAGAGAAATTTGGGAATGACGATCTAACTCAAGTTGTAGCAAGTTTTCCAATCCACAACGGGGATTTGTTTCAAGCCATTCTTCAGAGCCTACCGTTACATTTCAATGAAACATTTTTAGCAAGCCATATCAGCGATGACCTTTCAAAATATTGGTCGGGTGAATTTTCTGCAGATCAAATCAAAGAAGCAGCCGCCCTTTATATTGATTGTCTACGTGTAAGACTCTTGCATGTCAACGGCTTTGCGGATATCGTCACGCGCTTAGCCATTCTTCGCACGGACAGACGAACAGAAGATATTCTGGAGATCGTAAAAGAAATTCTTTCCTTGCTTTCCGAGTTAATGCAAAAAAGAAGTAAGGAAACTATCTTCCGTTCCCTTCACCAACTCCCTCAACCGCCCGCGGACTTTACAGGGCGCGAAGAACTCATCGAGCAACTCACCAGCGATTTCACATCACACAAAGGCGCCACCATCAGCGGGCTGACAGGCATGGGCGGGATCGGCAAAACTGTGCTAGGACTTGAAGTTGCGCACAAAATAGCTGACAACTTTCCCGATGCGCAGATTTTCCTTGACCTGAAAGGCACAACTACACCTTTGAGTGCTTTGGATATTGTCCGCCACGTTATTCTCTCCTTCGAGCCGACCGCAGACTTGCGCGGACTGGATGAAACAAATATGCAGGGCGCGTATCAATCTGTTTTGCATGGCAAGAAAGCTCTACTATTCTTCGACAACGCCCGTTCTGCGGACCAGATCGCGTCCCTGCGCTCGTCAGAGACTTGTGCCATGTTCGTTACTTCGCGTTGGACATTCAGTGTACCAGGCTTGGAAAACCGTCGTGTTGATTTGATGGGGGAGGGTGAAGCTGAAGATTTTTTATTCGAACTATGCCCACGAATCGGCGATAAGGCTGCAGAACTTGCAAAAGCATGCTCTTATTTACCTTTGGCATTGCGTATTGCAGGAAGCTTTTTGAGTGTAAACAGCGATTGGCTCATTGAAAAATACTTGGCCGAACTTAATGACCGCAAAAAACGACTTCAAGTGCTCAAGCAGAGCCACGATGATGCAGAATTAACAGCCGAGCCTGATTTGCTTGCCACATTCGAGTTGAGTTACAACCAGCTCTCAGAAGAAAATCAAAAACACTGGCGTGCATTGGGAATATTTCCGACCACATTTACTCAAAAAGATGCCAAAACTATTTGTAGCTTGGATGAAACTGGAGCAATTAAGTCTCTTAGTTTGTTTAGGCGATACAGTATTCTTGATTATGATGAATTTTCACGACGATACAAAATGCATGATTTGTTTGTAGATTTCGCTTTTGGAAAAATGAATGAGAAAGAATTTTACAACGTTCATATTATGCATGCATTTTATGCTGTCGCTATTTTGCGAGAAGCAAACAGACTTTATTCGCTCGGCGGCAATGGAATATTTGAAGGTTTACAGTTGTTCGACAATGAATTTCAGCAAATTCAATCTGCTCACAGATGGATAGTTGAAAACATGAGTGGAAATCGACTAGTCACAGAACTAGTTATGCATTTTACGAATGATGGTGGCCCCTGTATAAGCTTACGCTTATTGCCTAGGCAAAGAATTGAGTGGTCAGAAGTTAGTGCTCTTGCGGCTCGACACTTGGGGAACCGTGATGCAGAGGCGGCTGAGTTTGTGGCTTTAACTGTTGCCTATGTAGATTCAGGGGATTTTTATAAGGCAATCGAAATAGGTGAGCAAGCATTAAATATCACAAGAAAGCTTGCAAATCCACAAAGCATCGGTCACGCGCTTGGCAATTTAGGGATTGCACATATTGAATTAAATCATGTTGAAAAAGCAATTGCTTACCATGAAGAATCGCTGGCGATTTTCCGCAAAATCAATGATCTTCGCGGTCAAGGTAATGCATTGGGCAATTTAGGAAAGGCATACTCACACATTCAAGAATATCAAAAAGGCCTTGATTGTTATAAACAAGCATTGGTAATTGCAAGCCAGTTAGGTGACCGTCGGATGGAACGTGGTGCATCCAGTGGAATTGGCTGGGCGTCGTTAGCAATGGGAGATCCACATACTGCCCAGATTCATGCGGAAGACGCATTGTCAATCGGTCGCGTACTTCAGGACTATAGCGGTGAAGCTGAAGCGCTTGGCATTTTGGGAAGAGTTAATGTCGCTTTGGGCAATCCTGATGAAGGAGTTGCTTGCTTTAGACAACAGTTTGATGCTTACCAAAAAAGCGAAAATGGAATGGGACAAGTAAAAGCACTCGGTAATATAGCTAAAACTTATTCTGAAATGGGAATTTCTGAAAACGCAATCGTTTCATGGGAAAAACAATATACTATTGCAACTCAGATAAATTACCGCGAAGGAGAGGCTGAGGCTCTTGGCAACATCGCCAGGGAGTATTCAATTCGTGGTAATCACCACATGGTTATAAAGTATTATGAACAAGCTTTGGTGATTATTCGAGAAATAAATGATGTTGATTATGAATGCAAAATATTAGGCTATCTTGGTTTTGCATATCGGAGCGTTGGTAATCCTGAACAGGCGATTGAAAAATACGAACAACAATTGGTAATTTTGCGTAAGATGCAAGATTTTTCAGAAGAAGGTTATGCCCTTGGTGACTTAGGGAGTGCGTACTATGAGGCGGGTAACAAGGAAAAGGGCATTCATATTATGAAACAGGCGTTGGAAATTCTTGAGAAACGTGAATTACCTGAGGCATCTCGTGCGCGGGAAATATTGCGCGAATGGGGTGGTTAG